One region of Juglans regia cultivar Chandler chromosome 4, Walnut 2.0, whole genome shotgun sequence genomic DNA includes:
- the LOC109001248 gene encoding pentatricopeptide repeat-containing protein At5g66520-like yields MLVSLSRRLLKPTNHSVSWSTKSFNSWALAIRNASSPQKALYLYSKMHQLSLPFDSFSLHFTIKACAQLQSRIIIQHFHAHIIKVGFCCHVYVATSMLQAYVVTSFESAGLLFDEIPERNTVTWNTMISGYSRTGDVERARAVFDEMPLRDVVSWSAMIAAYVNSGNPDRGLALFRDMMACETLKPDQVTVGSVLSGCAHMGSLGVLVGKSVHGFITKNGWELNVELGTVLVDMYTKCGYMKNASQVFELMPERNVVTWTALICGSAQNGFSKEALTLFEMMRTAGVRPNELTLTGILSACMHKGLVEEGRKYFKMIEECGLEPRIQHYGCMVDMLGKAGLLEEAYEVIRTMRWEPNAVVWGSFLSACREHKHFEMAEKVIDQVLRIVKPENDGGVYSLISDLYVLGEKWDEAERLRKLMAEENVRKARGSSFIRSR; encoded by the coding sequence ATGCTCGTCAGTCTCTCCCGTCGCCTACTGAAACCCACGAACCACTCGGTTTCCTGGTCCACCAAAAGCTTCAACTCATGGGCATTAGCTATCAGAAATGCTTCTTCTCCACAGAAAGCCTTGTACCTATACTCGAAAATGCATCAGTTATCTCTCCCATTTGATAGCTTTTCGCTTCATTTCACAATAAAAGCTTGTGCCCAGTTGCAGAGCCGGATCATTATCCAACACTTCCATGCCCATATTATCAAGGTAGGCTTCTGTTGTCACGTCTACGTAGCCACGTCTATGCTTCAGGCGTACGTTGTCACGTCGTTTGAGAGTGCCGGCTTGCTATTTGATGAAATTCCGGAAAGAAATACAGTCACGTGGAATACGATGATTTCCGGGTATTCGAGGACAGGGGATGTGGAGAGAGCGCGTGCAGTTTTTGATGAAATGCCACTGAGGGATGTCGTATCGTGGTCTGCCATGATAGCTGCGTACGTGAATAGCGGGAATCCTGACCGTGGGTTAGCACTCTTTAGAGATATGATGGCGTGTGAGACTTTAAAACCTGACCAAGTCACTGTGGGATCAGTTCTGTCGGGGTGTGCCCACATGGGTTCTCTAGGAGTTTTGGTGGGGAAATCAGTCCATGGGTTTATCACGAAGAATGGGTGGGAGTTAAATGTGGAACTTGGTACAGTTTTGGTTGACATGTATACCAAATGCGGCTACATGAAGAATGCAAGCCAGGTCTTTGAACTGATGCCAGAAAGGAATGTTGTGACTTGGACTGCTTTGATTTGTGGGTCGGCACAAAATGGCTTCAGCAAAGAGGCATTGACTTTGTTTGAGATGATGCGAACAGCTGGTGTAAGACCCAACGAATTGACTCTAACTGGGATTCTTAGTGCATGTATGCATAAAGGATTAGTCGAGGAGGGCCGTAAATATTTCAAGATGATTGAAGAATGTGGCTTGGAGCCAAGAATCCAACATTATGGGTGCATGGTTGATATGCTAGGTAAGGCAGGACTGTTAGAGGAGGCTTATGAGGTTATTAGGACAATGAGATGGGAACCCAATGCTGTTGTCTGGGGTTCATTCTTGTCAGCTTGTAGGGAGCATAAGCACTTTGAGATGGCTGAGAAAGTAATTGATCAGGTGTTGAGGATAGTAAAGCCAGAGAATGATGGAGGGGTTTATTCCCTTATTTCTGATTTGTATGTTTTGGGTGAGAAGTGGGATGAAGCAGAAAGGTTGAGGAAATTAATGGCTGAAGAAAATGTGAGGAAGGCTAGAGGCTCTAGTTTCATCAGAAGCCGGTAA